From Desulfovibrio desulfuricans, a single genomic window includes:
- a CDS encoding PD-(D/E)XK nuclease family protein produces the protein MSASPILVFPWQRPFLPDLKAFLTSIGKGRAGATLLIVPHNRPWRYLTKLYAEEGYQGLLPKVMTLADVISAWRSQTSADPLHTANVLDRVALLHECVMGLAQDDEGLAARFARMDMAHFLPWGLRLSNLLEEMLGQRVAAVDLSHVEQEVSGPAAALLGALGRIGKAYVVALEARRWTTPGLDAFTVSEDGLALPRFFTPADDRPVVMAGFSLLTGSEEALLRRLWQAGGQICLHADPALALGAAPHWACEAQAAWLRRWKATARLAVEPTEAEAAHKPRISFFAGYDCHSQLKALHEELAAPGSGNGSNNDLAAPDGLSTAVVLTDSALLMPVLHHLPNKDVNVSMGYPLERSPLNRLLEALLQLQENRTEDGRYYWRNLLQCLRHPYLNLLRVDDGSATPLYLREVLRRIEGMIRGGARFVNMDEVARECAPGMHPALFELFEATLNVLVRQPGQVDTTEGMALCLQNICDFLLRNGGDMWRHFPLDAEAMYRLARHAAPVLRQNCLAQTPFPTSVLHGIVREVLQQERVPFEAEPLTGLQVLGMLETRLLHFDRVLIVDATDDKLPGNPAQDPLLPDSLRQVLGLPDARRRERATAHTLYRLCAGAQEVRFFWQEGISRSALFDGKKSRSRFVEQLLWEEEQRRGELLVPGQGPLGMARCVVRSTPAAPKSLPRTEALHEAMLALLQKPLSPTRLDVYQQCPLRFAWQYLCRLQPPQEVNEGDDPAAVGTCIHDTLHALYEPYLNKEVRRGDISRETMLARFHEELEKADLRRILPPDSCLMLEEAAPVRLQRFLDNQPDSTIIVALEEELKATLSLAGGEYSFTGIMDRIDRRDDLLHILDYKTGSLKLHDGSLWGDILYFRRIESLFAALRQTQTGGGYEPDAQMLEDMDALFEELRPRLPSLQLPCYVSMAVGSGLGPVGDAALVELRNAGREYPLFGGLVDEDLAEAIGYCHAALSLVLLHMRHAPSFTARPDRHCDWCPYASLCAG, from the coding sequence ATGAGCGCATCGCCGATTCTTGTTTTTCCCTGGCAGCGGCCCTTTCTGCCCGATCTCAAAGCCTTTCTGACCAGCATCGGCAAGGGGCGGGCGGGCGCAACCCTGCTGATCGTGCCCCACAACCGGCCCTGGCGTTACCTTACCAAGCTCTATGCGGAAGAAGGCTATCAGGGATTGCTGCCCAAGGTCATGACTCTGGCGGATGTGATCTCGGCCTGGCGGTCGCAAACCAGCGCTGACCCTCTCCACACGGCCAACGTGCTGGACAGGGTCGCCCTGCTGCACGAATGCGTTATGGGTCTCGCGCAGGATGACGAAGGCCTTGCCGCACGTTTTGCCCGCATGGACATGGCGCACTTTCTGCCCTGGGGCTTGCGGCTCTCAAACCTGCTGGAAGAAATGCTGGGGCAGCGCGTGGCTGCTGTGGATCTCAGCCATGTGGAGCAGGAGGTTTCCGGCCCTGCGGCTGCCCTGCTGGGCGCTCTTGGGCGCATAGGCAAGGCCTATGTGGTCGCGCTGGAGGCCCGCCGCTGGACGACGCCGGGACTGGACGCCTTTACCGTCAGCGAAGACGGCCTTGCCCTGCCCCGCTTTTTTACGCCCGCAGATGACCGCCCCGTTGTGATGGCCGGATTTTCGCTGCTCACCGGCAGTGAAGAAGCCCTGCTGCGCAGGCTGTGGCAGGCTGGCGGGCAGATTTGCCTGCATGCAGATCCGGCGCTGGCTCTTGGCGCCGCGCCGCACTGGGCGTGCGAGGCTCAGGCCGCGTGGCTGCGCCGCTGGAAGGCCACGGCTCGCCTTGCCGTGGAGCCCACGGAGGCCGAGGCCGCGCACAAACCGCGCATATCGTTTTTTGCCGGGTACGACTGTCATTCACAGCTTAAAGCATTGCATGAAGAACTGGCGGCACCGGGCAGCGGCAACGGCAGCAACAATGATTTAGCCGCTCCTGACGGGCTTTCCACGGCGGTCGTGCTCACGGACAGCGCCCTGCTCATGCCTGTGCTGCACCATCTGCCCAACAAGGACGTCAACGTCTCCATGGGCTACCCGCTGGAGCGTTCGCCCCTTAACCGACTGCTTGAGGCCCTGCTGCAATTGCAGGAAAACAGGACGGAAGATGGCCGCTACTACTGGCGCAACCTGCTCCAGTGCCTGCGGCACCCCTATCTGAACCTGCTACGCGTGGATGATGGCAGCGCGACGCCCCTTTATTTGCGCGAGGTCTTGCGCCGCATTGAGGGCATGATCCGCGGCGGAGCGCGGTTTGTGAATATGGACGAGGTTGCGCGGGAGTGCGCCCCGGGCATGCATCCTGCGCTTTTTGAGCTTTTTGAAGCCACGCTCAATGTGCTGGTGCGCCAGCCAGGGCAGGTGGACACCACCGAGGGCATGGCCCTGTGCCTGCAAAATATCTGCGATTTTCTGCTGCGCAACGGCGGCGACATGTGGCGGCATTTTCCGCTGGATGCGGAGGCCATGTACCGGCTTGCCCGCCATGCGGCCCCTGTGTTGCGGCAAAATTGTCTTGCGCAGACGCCCTTTCCCACCAGCGTGTTGCACGGCATAGTGCGCGAAGTGCTGCAGCAGGAGCGCGTGCCTTTTGAGGCGGAGCCGCTCACGGGCTTGCAGGTGCTCGGCATGCTTGAAACGCGCCTGCTGCACTTTGACAGGGTGCTTATTGTGGATGCCACGGACGACAAACTGCCCGGCAACCCTGCGCAGGATCCTCTGCTGCCCGATTCATTGCGGCAGGTGCTTGGCCTGCCCGATGCCCGCAGGCGCGAACGGGCGACAGCCCACACGTTGTACCGGCTCTGCGCCGGAGCGCAGGAGGTGCGCTTTTTCTGGCAGGAGGGGATCAGCCGCTCTGCGCTCTTTGACGGCAAAAAAAGCCGCAGCCGCTTTGTTGAGCAACTGCTGTGGGAAGAAGAACAACGCCGTGGCGAGCTGCTTGTGCCCGGTCAGGGGCCGTTGGGCATGGCCCGTTGCGTGGTGCGCAGCACCCCTGCCGCGCCCAAAAGCCTGCCCCGCACAGAGGCCTTGCACGAGGCCATGCTGGCCCTGCTCCAAAAACCGCTTTCGCCCACAAGGCTGGATGTTTACCAGCAGTGCCCACTGCGCTTTGCCTGGCAATACCTCTGCAGGCTGCAACCGCCGCAGGAGGTCAACGAAGGGGACGACCCCGCAGCCGTGGGCACCTGCATTCACGATACGCTGCACGCGCTGTACGAACCGTATCTCAATAAAGAGGTGCGCCGGGGTGATATCAGCCGCGAGACCATGCTGGCGCGGTTTCATGAGGAGCTTGAAAAGGCCGACCTGCGCCGCATTTTGCCGCCGGACAGTTGCCTCATGCTGGAAGAAGCCGCCCCTGTACGCTTGCAACGATTTCTGGATAATCAGCCCGACAGCACAATCATTGTGGCGCTGGAGGAAGAACTCAAGGCCACGCTGTCACTGGCAGGCGGCGAATATTCCTTTACGGGCATAATGGATCGCATTGACCGGCGGGATGACCTGCTGCACATCCTTGACTACAAGACCGGCAGCCTTAAATTACATGATGGAAGCCTGTGGGGCGACATTCTTTATTTCAGGCGTATTGAAAGCCTTTTTGCGGCCCTGCGCCAGACGCAAACTGGCGGGGGGTACGAGCCTGACGCCCAGATGCTTGAAGATATGGATGCCCTGTTTGAAGAGTTGCGGCCCCGGCTGCCCAGCCTGCAACTGCCCTGCTATGTGAGCATGGCTGTGGGCAGCGGCCTTGGCCCGGTCGGCGATGCAGCCTTGGTTGAGCTGCGCAACGCTGGCAGGGAGTATCCTCTTTTTGGAGGGCTGGTGGATGAAGACCTGGCGGAGGCCATTGGATACTGCCACGCGGCGCTTTCTCTTGTATTGCTGCACATGCGCCATGCGCCGTCCTTTACGGCGCGTCCGGACCGCCATTGCGACTGGTGCCCCTATGCGTCACTATGCGCAGGATAA